DNA from Paraburkholderia sp. PGU19:
GCTCAAACGAACAACACTTTCCAGGAATCTGAGCAATGCTGTTGACGCCTTGGCGGCCTCGCCAAACTGGCCGTCGTTGTGCCCGCGGCTACCAATGCAGGGCTTGTGCCAGCCGGGCTATATTTGCCGCCGCTTGCCGTCAGGCAGTTGAAAACAAAGAGTATTGCTGCATTGAAAAGCGAATCCGTTCAGCTCGCAAGGCGTGCCGTTGTCGGGCCGCGACCAACTGTTCTTTATTTTGATGTACGCGGCCGCCCAACAGAATGTGATCGCAGCCGATGATATCTTTAACGAAGCATTGAATGACACGCTGATGCCGCGCGACAGGATGCATGCAATGGGGCCGCGAAACGCGACGCTCGATGCGTGCGCATATCGCGGCCCCTATCAGGCACTTGCTGAAAATCAACGCCCTATTGCGGCTCGTACCACGAATACGTCGCCAGTGTATTCACCGGCTTGCCGATCTGCAGCGTGATATCCCGATGCGAGATCAACTCGATACTGCGCAAATCGCCTTCATAGCGCCGCACGTCGCCGTTGTCATTGATGTACGCGACGACCGTTCCCGTTACCCCCGCGACGTTCGTGCTCGACAGCGTTTGCCCCCAGATATCGAAGAACTGGCCGAGCGTGAAAGTCTTCAAATTCGGCGTTTCGATGTGAATGATCCCCGTCGAATCGTGCGTGTGCATCTCGTAGTTGCACTGCGAGACAATGCCAACGTTCGCGGGCAACGCGAGCCACTCGCCGTCGCTGACGATCGCCAGATGCGCATGCACGTGGTACAGCTCGCTCATGCCCGACGCGCAGATCAGGCCGTCGACATCGGCGCCCGTGCCGCCCGTCGACGTGTTGCCGTTCTGCCAGTGCGGGGTGCCGACGGTGCCGCCGTATGCCAGCACCGTCTGGTTGGGATCGAAAGACGGCGGATCGGTCCAGGCGAACGTGGGAATCTGTCCGAGCGGCGAGCCGATTTCTATGGACAGTTCGCCGTGCGCGGGCAGCACGAGACTGGCGGGATCGCCCGTATATTTGCTGAGCTGGCCACCGTTGTTCACGTAGACGGTGATAGGCGTCGACGTCAGTCCCGCAACGTTCGTCGACGTGAGCGGCTGACCCCAGATCGCGAAGAACTGGCCGAGCGTGTACGACGCATTCGAGCTCGCGTCCATGCGGATCTTGCCCGTTTCGTCATCCGTGTGCAGCGGATAGGCGCAACCCGTTTGCGCGGCCATCGTAGGCGCGACGGTGCCGATGTTCGCGGGCAGCGCGAGCGGCCTGCCGTTCAGATAGATCGACAGATGCGAGTAGGTGTAGACATTGCCGCGCGTGCCGCAATTCAGGCCGCTGACAGGCTGGCCCGTGCCGCCCGTCTGCGTCGATCCTGCGGGCCAATAGTCGTCACCGACCTTGCTGCCGTCGACGAGCGCGGTCGCGTTTGCCAGCGTCGGCTGGCTCGTGTTCGCGCTTGGCGCGCCCGGCGAGTTGCCCGATCCACCCCCGCCTCCGCCGCCGCAACTCGCCAGCATCAGAATGGCGCCAACCGTGACGATCCGTGAAACGATGCCGTACGACATGTCGATCTCCACCTCTGTAATGGAAGTAACGTGCCGTTGCACGGCATCTCGTGATTGCCCAACTGCGCGAGCGCGCGTCGCGCTTGTACTAGCCGCCTTGCCGCGTGCCGCTAACGAATGCCCTGAGCCGACGCAACAGCGCCGACAGCGGACCTTCACGACGACGTGTTTGCGCCTGGCGATGCGGCATGCGCTGCAGATCGTGCCAGTCGGTCTCCAATGAGCGCGCGTGGCTCGCTGGCGTAAACGGCCACACGGTTGCCGACGCGCGCACGATGCGCGTCACGGCCTGCCCGTTCTCCTTCGCGCTGTCGAGGTAGGCGTTGATCGCCGCAGCCTCGCGCTCGGCGGCTTCCCGGGACGTCGTCGCAACGAAGTCGTCCAGCCCTTCGATATGAACGCACCAAAGCTGCTCGCTCAAGACGCGCTCCTGATGAACGGAGGCTTGATCTTCCTCTTGCGGCCGCGCGCGCTGCGTGTGAACCGAAGACTTCCTGAACGTAATTGCATGAGTCATGTATGGCGCACCTGCTCAAACAAGGCGTTGAGCCGTTCCTGCTTGCATTGGGGGGAAATACGGGACCTCGACTGCCGCGATAAAGCGCAATACGCGACTGCACTCAATACGCGTTCTGATGAGCAATGCCTTTGAAGATCGTCGCGAGGATGATCCGCAGATCCAAAGCGAAAGACCAGTTGCGCAGGTAGTACAGATCGTGCTCGACACGCCCTTCCATCTTTTCGATGCGGTCGGTTTCGCCCCGGAATCCGTTGATCTGCGCCCAGCCCGTGATGCCCGGTTTGATCCGGTAGCGATGGATGTAACCGGACACTACGTACTGGTACTGGTCGTCGTGCTCCAGCGCATGCGGACGCGGCCCAACCACCGACATATCGCCGCACAGCACGTTGAAGAATTGCGGCAATTCGTCGAGACTCGTCCGCCGCAAAAAGGCCCCGACGCGCGTGATACGCGGATCATCGCGTTTGGCCTGCTCCAGCACGCCCGCCTTCTGCTGATGCAGGCGCATCGTGCGGAACTTGTAGATCGTGAACACGCGGCCATCCGCGCCCTTGCGCTGCTGCCTGAAGAACACAGGCCCGCGCGAACTCAGCTTCACGGCGATCGCGCAGCCTAGAAGAATCGGCGAAATGGCGAGCAACGCGCAAAGAGCGAAAAGGCGGTCGAACAGATCCTTCTTGATCATCGCGTTCGGCGGGAGCGGCGACGCGGCGAGATTGATCGTCGGCTGATCCAGCACACTCGTCACGCTTCCTTCGAATAGCGCAAGCGCGCGCACATCCGGCATGAAACGAATGTTGATCAGGTCATTGCGGAACTCGTCGACGAGCTTCAGGATCGTGCGTTCTTCCGTCAATGGCAACGCTAGCCATACTTCGCCGATGTTCTGCTCGCGCACGTATCGGGCAAACGCCTTGTGCTCGGAGAACGTCGGCACACGCGGCGTCGATTTGGACTCCGGCCGCAGATTGTAGATCGCCCACGGCCGGAAACCGGATGCGGGTGCACCGTCCATTTTTTGAATGATGTCGTTATAGTGGTCTCCACACGCAGCAATCGCAACCGGCTGCAAATCCATTCCAGCATGGCGAGCGCGTCCAATCACGCTATGCAGTACAAGACGGCTCGCAATGAGCGCGCTGCCCGAAATGGCCGTCCAGTAGACGAACCACAGGCGCGACACAACATCGATCCGGTGCAGCGAGAACATCAAGGCCATTGCGCATCCCTGCACGATCAGCCAGCCTAATGCCACTTGCCCCGTCAATACCCGTTTCGAACGCCCACGCCACGATTCATACACGCCGAGCGTGGGAAATATGGCGAGCGAGAACGCCGCAGCAAACGCGACGAACGCGAGATAAAACCCCCGCTGCGAAACGTCGTCGAAGCGGATTTGCGACGCCACGAGCGCACCCGTCACGATCAGCGCGACGTCGAATAGCCGCGCCAGCAGACCTGTCAATGCACGCATCACACACCCCCTTTAAGCAAGCACTTGTTCACCACGGCCGCTCAATTGCAGCGGCCGTATTTGTCATCGAACCGCACGATGTCATCCTCGCCGAGATACGCGCCGGATTGCACCTCGATGATCTGCAGCGGCACATGGCCGGGGTTCTCGAGACGGTGCTGCACGCCGATCGGAATATAAGTCGACTGGTTCTCGCTCAGCAGGAACTGCTCGTCGCCGCGCGTGACGAGCGCGGTGCCACATACGACGATCCAGTGCTCCGCGCGATGGTGATGCATCTGCAACGACAGCCGCCCGCCCGGACTCACGACGATGCGCTTGACCTGAAAACGCTCGCCGTGATCGATCGAGTCGTAAAAGCCCCACGGGCGCCGCACTTTTCGATGGTTATCGGCTTCCGGCGAGTTCGTCTGCCGGATACGCGACACCAGCCCCTTGACGTCCTGCACATGCGATCGGTCCGCGACGAGCACGGCATCGTCCGTTTCGACGACGACCAGATCGCTCGTCCCCACGCACGCGACAAGCCTGCCGCCCTGCGAGCGCGCATAAGTAGTCGTTGCGCCTTCCATCAGCACACGGCCGTTCGCCACATTGCCGAACTCATCCTTGTCCATTGCCTGCCACACGGCATCCCATGAACCGAGATCGGACCAGCCGGCTTCGAGCGGCACCACGACAGCCGTGAAGGGCGACATGGGCTTGCCGAGTTGCTCCATCACCGCATAGTCGATCGAATCGGACGGACAGCGCTCGAATGCATCGGCGCCCGGAACGATCTGCCCGTCGTCCCGTTTCGCGCTCGCGTGAGCCTGCATGCACGCCGCGTGCATGTCCGGCTGGAATACGTTCAGCGCGGCAAGCCATACTGAGGCGCGCACCACGAACATGCCGCTGTTCCACCAATAGCCACCCGATGCGACGTATTGCGCGGCCAGTTCGGCAGCAGGCTTTTCGACGAAGCGGTCGATACGATGCGCGCCATCCGCCAGTTGCGCGCCGAGACGGATATAGCCGAAGCCAGTGTCGGCGCTCGTCGGCGGGACGCCCAGCGTGGCGATCTCGCCCTCCTCTGCGTGGAGCGCCGCGAGTTCGATGGCACGATGCAACGCGGGCACGTCTGCGATCGCGTGATCGGCGGGCATCGCGACCAGAATGGGATCGTCGCCATCGGCACACGCAGCCAGCGCCGCCAGCGTCAACGCGGGCGCCGTATCGCGCCGCGCCGGCTCGACGACGACGCATGGCTTTACGCCACACTCTCGCGCCTGTTCGGACGTCGCGTAGAAATGCTCAGCGCCGCAGACGATCACCGGTTCCGCTGCGACGTCCCACGTCTTTGTGAAGCCGTCCATCCGCTTCATCGTGGCCTGTAGCAGCGATTGATCGCCGACCACATCGATCAGCTGCTTCGGATATTGCTCACGCGATATGGGCCAGAGCCGCGTGCCCGACCCGCCTGCGAGAATGACCTGCACGAGGCGTCGACAACGGGTCGCCGTTTCGGCAACCGCAGCGGCGACGTTCTGTTGTTCGGCATGTGTAATTCGTGTGTTCACTTCAATCTCCCTGGTATTGAAGTCTGGAAGTCCGGTCCTCAGCGCCCATGGCTGTCCGGGCGACGTTGATATGACCCAACCACCGGCTTTTTATCTACACACCTTGCGCGCGAATCTATCGGGTATTGACGCGGGATTGTGATGGCCGCAGATCGCACCGGCCGCGAATGAAAGGCGGCTCCTAGGAGGGCGCCCGTCTCGCGTCGTGCTCGCGCAACCTTGCAAGATGAAGGAAAGATCGAAGTTCCGGCAACGGCGTATTCAACGACTCGCAGCCATCGTATTCAACTCGACCTGAGATCAATGATAGACACGTTGCACTGCGACACAGCATCTCTGGCGCAAACGGTTGATGTTATGGCCTGTCACGCAGAGCCTTTCTGATAATGGCTAATATCTGGCGGCTTTATATTTTTTGAGAAGCGATTCGAGCTTGGAAATGAAGGGGTAATCGTGTTACGTTGTGCGTAGAAGGTGTTCGTTTTCTTATCCCGGTTTCGCGGGGCATCTGCCACTGTGATCCTCCGGACACGCGAACACCACACATCAATAGCAAGTCGCAATTCCATTCTGGCGGGTGATCGGCATATCCGATCACTCGCCACGCGCAATGTCGGATCAAAACGCATCCACCATTGACATGCGCCACCTCCACCAGCGGATGTGCAACTCTATTCTTCACGAGAGTCGAAATGGCTTACATATCGGTATTGGCGCTATTCCTGACTGTTACCAATCTGATTCCGCTTAGCGCAGTGGGATTTTTGCCGATCATCTTCTGCGCGTGGCGTTTTTTCGGCAGAAGCTACCCGTCTTTTATGGCGCCGCTGACGGCACTGACGCTATTCGCGCTCGTATCGACACTGCTCTACGACCCTCACTCGCTGACCGAATTCGATTTTTACCGACGCGACGGCAATTTTTTCATCGCCTATGCGCCTATTTTTGCCGGCTGTCTGTACGCGCATCGCTGGGACATGAACAAGCTGCTTCGCGCGTTCTTCGTGTTTGCGGTTGTCATCAATATTCCGCCTTACGCGCTCTATCTCGCGCAGAATGGTTTGCTCAGCATCTTCAAGCATCCCGACGACAGCTTCGGCAGCTTCTTCATCGCCCGTAACGCGGCAGGCGGCTTTCTGGCGATGCTGTTCTGCCTCGGCGTGGCCTGCTATCTCCAGCGGCGCAGCAAGATCATGCTCGCGCTGATCGCGCTGAACGGACTGATGCTCTTCTCGACATATAGCCGCGGCTCGCTGCTGGGCGCCTTCGCTGTGCTCCCGTACCTGTACTTCGGACGCAAACGCGTGATTCTCGCGACGCTGATCTCATGCCTCGTGGTGGCGTCCCTTGCGATGGCGATGTATCACACGCGCTCCACGGTCGACTACATGGGTTACACCTTCAGCATCCAGAACCAGGACGCCAAGACCGCGAATCTGGACATTCGCTATGAATGGCTCTGGCCAAGAGCGCTCGCCTATTTCCGCCAAAGCCCGATCGTGGGCATGGGATTCGGTTCATTCGACGACCAGATACGCAACGTCGTCTCCTATTTCGGCGTGCTGGGCGTGCCCTCCGACATCATAGTCGAACACAGTGACTCGCACGCGCACAACTCGTATCTGAACTTCCTTGCTGAACTCGGCGTGGTGGGCCTCGCGCTGATGCTGGGTTTTTACTGGAAGCTCGTCAAATGGAGCCAGGATGGCGCCGCGCGCAGCGCATTGGTCGAGCACGGGCGTAACTTCGCGGCATTCCGCTTCGTCGAGATTTCGTCCGTATGTCTGCTCGTCATGGCCGCGACGGAACATCGGCTGGTCTCGCCGTCAAATGTTCTGATTCTTTCTCTCGTGATTTCGCTGCTGCTCGCGTCGCGACCCGTGCGCGTGGTGAATCCTGCATATGGACGGGCCCGCGTTCCGGACGCGCAGCCCCTTATCGACACCGCGGGCAAGCTTATCCAACGGCAACCGGGCGCAGCATCCCGGGCTCGTAAACCAGACGAAACCAAACGAATAGCCCGATATGTGGACAGTCCTTTCCAACCTCGGCGATGCCGCAGTCACGTTGCCCGTGGCCATCGTGTGCGCAATCTGGATTGCAATGAGTGATGTGAGGCTCGCATTGCGCTGGGCGCTCGCGCTGAGTTGCGGCATGCTGCCCGTCGGCGCGACCAAGATCTTGTACTACACATGGGGGGTTGCGCTGCCGTTGGCGCACTTTCGCGTCATCAGCGGCCATACGATGCTGTCGACGGCCGTGTGGGCCGTCGCGTTCGCGCTGCAATTGAGATGGTGGCGGTTCCCTGCTTATCCAGGCATCATCGCTGGCATCGCCGCTGGTCTGCTTTTGGGCGCACTGACAGGGGCTTCGCGCGTGCATGGACATTCGCACTCGATCGCCGAAGTCTGTGTGGGTTGGGTAATCGGTGCAAGCGTCGCTGCGGCGTTCCTGCGGACCGCGCTTCGCGTCGAATTTCGACGGCTTCGGCCTGCAGGGTCGACGATTTGCCTGTTAGCCGTATCGACGTTGACCTATGGGCATACAGCGCCGTTCCAGGACCTCATCAAGGAGAACTCTGCTGCGCTGAGAGAAAATACGCCTGCGCTCGTCTGCGCGCTTTCACACGCGCGACCGGGGCAACACGGATAAGCGCCCGCGCAAGCGCTTCAGACGAGCAGATGCCGCTCGCGCTCTTCGTCCGTCAATGACACTTCATCTTCAATGGCATACGCATGCGCGGGATCGGTGAGACTATCCGGCAACCGGTCTTCGATGAATGACGTCAACGCTGTCTTGAACCGCTCCGACGAAAAGCGCTCCGCGTTTTTGCGGCACTGACGCGCATCGAACAGACGGGAGTACTTTTCGAACCTGTCCACAGCTTCCAGCAGCGATTCAGCCGTCTGCTCCTGGAAGAATACACCCGTGGGCCGTTCGCGCGGCAAGCCGAGCACCGACTCCAACGCTCCGCCCCGCCCAAACGCGACGACGGGTGTCCCGCACGCCTGCGCTTCGACGACCGAAATGCCGAAATCTTCTTCTGCCGCAAACACAAAGGCACGCGCGCGCTGCAGATGATCGACCAGCACGTCGAACGGCTGATGGCCGAGGATCGTGACGTTATCGCCCGCGGCAGCCTTCACCTTCTTCATATCCGGCCCATCGCCGATCACGACCAGTCTGCGCTCCGGCGTCTGCGAGAACGCCTTGACGATCAGATCGATGCGCTTGTAGGGCACCATGCGAGACGCCGTGACGTAGAAGTTCTCCTTTCCTTCACGAACCGGCATATGGCTGAGATCGACGGGCGGGTAGATGACGGTCGCATCGCGCTGATAGGCTTTTCTGATCCGGCGCGCAATGAACTTCGAATTGGCAAGAAGATGGTCGACGCCATTCGCGGAGCGCGAATCCCAGCCACGAATGTAGTGCAGCAGCACACGGGCCATCGCCGATTTGACGCCCGCCGTCAGACGCGACTCTCTCAGGTACTGATGCTGAAGATCCCACGCGTAGCGTATCGGCGAATGCACATAGCTGACGTGCAACTGGTTCGGTCCTGTCAGCACGCCTTTCGCTACCGCGTGCGAACTGGAAATGACGAGGTCGTAGGCTGACAGGTCGAGCTGTTCGATCGCAATCGGCATCAAGGGCAGATACGCCCGGTAGCGTTTGCGCGCGAACGGCAAGCGCTGAATGAACGAAGTGCGGACCGGCTTGCCTTTTATGCATGCGCGGTCCTCCATGAAATCGACCAGTGAAAACAGGTCCGCGTTCGGGAAGCACTCGATAATGTTCTGCAGTACCTTCTCAGCACCACCCGATACCACCAACCAGTCATGAACAATGGCAACTTTCAACGCGACCTCCTTGTGTTCATCGAGTCCGTCCGTACTTTCCCGGTCCTTTCGTGCCGGACCCCGTCAATCCGCTTCGTCCAGAAACAAGGCATCACTCAATC
Protein-coding regions in this window:
- a CDS encoding undecaprenyl-phosphate glucose phosphotransferase, whose amino-acid sequence is MRALTGLLARLFDVALIVTGALVASQIRFDDVSQRGFYLAFVAFAAAFSLAIFPTLGVYESWRGRSKRVLTGQVALGWLIVQGCAMALMFSLHRIDVVSRLWFVYWTAISGSALIASRLVLHSVIGRARHAGMDLQPVAIAACGDHYNDIIQKMDGAPASGFRPWAIYNLRPESKSTPRVPTFSEHKAFARYVREQNIGEVWLALPLTEERTILKLVDEFRNDLINIRFMPDVRALALFEGSVTSVLDQPTINLAASPLPPNAMIKKDLFDRLFALCALLAISPILLGCAIAVKLSSRGPVFFRQQRKGADGRVFTIYKFRTMRLHQQKAGVLEQAKRDDPRITRVGAFLRRTSLDELPQFFNVLCGDMSVVGPRPHALEHDDQYQYVVSGYIHRYRIKPGITGWAQINGFRGETDRIEKMEGRVEHDLYYLRNWSFALDLRIILATIFKGIAHQNAY
- a CDS encoding mannose-1-phosphate guanylyltransferase/mannose-6-phosphate isomerase, which translates into the protein MQVILAGGSGTRLWPISREQYPKQLIDVVGDQSLLQATMKRMDGFTKTWDVAAEPVIVCGAEHFYATSEQARECGVKPCVVVEPARRDTAPALTLAALAACADGDDPILVAMPADHAIADVPALHRAIELAALHAEEGEIATLGVPPTSADTGFGYIRLGAQLADGAHRIDRFVEKPAAELAAQYVASGGYWWNSGMFVVRASVWLAALNVFQPDMHAACMQAHASAKRDDGQIVPGADAFERCPSDSIDYAVMEQLGKPMSPFTAVVVPLEAGWSDLGSWDAVWQAMDKDEFGNVANGRVLMEGATTTYARSQGGRLVACVGTSDLVVVETDDAVLVADRSHVQDVKGLVSRIRQTNSPEADNHRKVRRPWGFYDSIDHGERFQVKRIVVSPGGRLSLQMHHHRAEHWIVVCGTALVTRGDEQFLLSENQSTYIPIGVQHRLENPGHVPLQIIEVQSGAYLGEDDIVRFDDKYGRCN
- a CDS encoding O-antigen ligase family protein, translated to MAYISVLALFLTVTNLIPLSAVGFLPIIFCAWRFFGRSYPSFMAPLTALTLFALVSTLLYDPHSLTEFDFYRRDGNFFIAYAPIFAGCLYAHRWDMNKLLRAFFVFAVVINIPPYALYLAQNGLLSIFKHPDDSFGSFFIARNAAGGFLAMLFCLGVACYLQRRSKIMLALIALNGLMLFSTYSRGSLLGAFAVLPYLYFGRKRVILATLISCLVVASLAMAMYHTRSTVDYMGYTFSIQNQDAKTANLDIRYEWLWPRALAYFRQSPIVGMGFGSFDDQIRNVVSYFGVLGVPSDIIVEHSDSHAHNSYLNFLAELGVVGLALMLGFYWKLVKWSQDGAARSALVEHGRNFAAFRFVEISSVCLLVMAATEHRLVSPSNVLILSLVISLLLASRPVRVVNPAYGRARVPDAQPLIDTAGKLIQRQPGAASRARKPDETKRIARYVDSPFQPRRCRSHVARGHRVRNLDCNE
- a CDS encoding phosphatase PAP2 family protein — translated: MWTVLSNLGDAAVTLPVAIVCAIWIAMSDVRLALRWALALSCGMLPVGATKILYYTWGVALPLAHFRVISGHTMLSTAVWAVAFALQLRWWRFPAYPGIIAGIAAGLLLGALTGASRVHGHSHSIAEVCVGWVIGASVAAAFLRTALRVEFRRLRPAGSTICLLAVSTLTYGHTAPFQDLIKENSAALRENTPALVCALSHARPGQHG
- a CDS encoding glycosyltransferase family 4 protein, which translates into the protein MKVAIVHDWLVVSGGAEKVLQNIIECFPNADLFSLVDFMEDRACIKGKPVRTSFIQRLPFARKRYRAYLPLMPIAIEQLDLSAYDLVISSSHAVAKGVLTGPNQLHVSYVHSPIRYAWDLQHQYLRESRLTAGVKSAMARVLLHYIRGWDSRSANGVDHLLANSKFIARRIRKAYQRDATVIYPPVDLSHMPVREGKENFYVTASRMVPYKRIDLIVKAFSQTPERRLVVIGDGPDMKKVKAAAGDNVTILGHQPFDVLVDHLQRARAFVFAAEEDFGISVVEAQACGTPVVAFGRGGALESVLGLPRERPTGVFFQEQTAESLLEAVDRFEKYSRLFDARQCRKNAERFSSERFKTALTSFIEDRLPDSLTDPAHAYAIEDEVSLTDEERERHLLV